A single region of the Brachypodium distachyon strain Bd21 chromosome 3, Brachypodium_distachyon_v3.0, whole genome shotgun sequence genome encodes:
- the LOC100844185 gene encoding uncharacterized protein LOC100844185: protein MATATMATAAGAAALLYYTLNRRLQTERLDSEGDSDCGNGRDGAASGALVESSSSSRVSRRDVRAPATWLETISTLSETLRFTYSETLGKWPIGDLAFGISFLLKRQGNVSVASIYAGDGSVELKGAPVVTDLKYLLNLLTLCWHFSKKPFPLFLEATGYSMEDVLMQEPKAGILKPAFTILLDRDRQCILLLIRGTHSIRDTLTAATGAVVPFHHTIVQEGGVSDLVLGYAHFGMVAAARWIAKLAGPCLAETLHMYPDYKIKVVGHSLGGGTAALLTYVLREQHEFASATCVAFAPAACMTWELAESGVHFITTVINGADLVPTFSAASVDDLRSEVTASAWLNDLRHQIEQTRILSTFYRSASALGSRLPSMANAKARVAGAGAILRPVSTGTQVVMRRARSVAQAAWTRPALPSWACIGPRRRNTTSSTSTVTSEEITASTTSGGSESTSLLTETTVETTQIITSETTQYAASEEVQSSIMASDGVNNLDDKVDSDDEDIIDHRVDEDRITDVELWQQLENELYRQRGGDDDNDIGEEIAESNIAEEVGGTAQDVLSDAREKEVHRFYPPGKIMHILTSVREAEIDEEEITSHQDEESSSHHDNTTGESETSIGIFLTPRSLYGKLRLSKMMINDHYMPMYRRSIEQLVAELEKDCSASVGDSSDFTAC, encoded by the exons ATGGCGACGGCGACAATGGCGACCGCTGCGGGCGCTGCTGCGCTGCTGTACTACACGCTGAACCGGCGGCTGCAGACGGAGAGGCTGGACAGTGAAGGGGATTCGGATTGTGGGAATGGCAGGGATGGGGCGGCCAGTGGAGCCCTAGTAGAGTCCTCTAGCAGTAGCCGTGTGTCACGCAGGGATGTGCGTGCCCCTGCCACGTGGCTGGAGACGATCTCGACTCTGTCGGAGACGCTGCGGTTTACATACTCCGAGACACTTGGGAAGTGGCCCATCGGGGACCTTGCTTTCGGAATCAGCTTCCTCCTGAAGAGACAG GGAAATGTATCTGTAGCAAGCATATACGCTGGGGATGGTAGTGTGGAGCTCAAAGGAGCCCCAGTGGTTACTGACTTGAAGTATCTTTTGAATTTGTTGACGTTATGTTGGCATTTCTCCAAAAAGCCATTCCCGTTATTTTTGGAGGCAACCGGCTACTCTATGGAAGATGTTCTTATGCAAGAACCTAAAGCAGGA ATTTTGAAGCCAGCTTTCACCATTTTACTTGATAGAGATAGACAATGTATACTTCTATTAATTAGAGGAACCCACAGTATCAGAGATACCCTTACAGCTGCTACTGGTGCTGTGGTTCCATTTCACCATACAATAGTTCAGGAAGGTGGAGTTAGCGATTTGGTTTTAGGTTATGCTCATTTTGGGATGGTTGCAGCGGCTAGATGGATTGCAAAGCTTGCAGGCCCTTGTCTTGCAGAAACATTACATATGTAtccagattataaaataaag GTTGTTGGACATTCACTCGGGGGTGGTACAGCAGCTCTCTTGACATATGTCCTGAGGGAGCAGCACGAGTTTGCCTCAGCTACTTGCGTGGCATTTGCTCCAG CTGCTTGTATGACATGGGAGCTGGCTGAGTCAGGAGTTCATTTTATCACTACAGTCATCAATGGAGCTGATTTGGTGCCAACATTTTCAGCTGCTTCAGTAGATGATCTTCGTTCAGAG GTGACTGCATCTGCCTGGCTGAATGATCTCCGTCAccaaattgagcaaactagAATCCTGAGCACTTTCTACCGATCAGCATCTGCCTTGGGGTCGCGACTTCCTTCAATGGCAAATGCTAAAGCTAGAGTAGCTGGTGCTGGTGCCATCCTAAGACCTGTATCTACTGGGACACAG GTTGTTATGAGGAGAGCTCGCAGTGTGGCACAAGCAGCATGGACAAGACCAGCATTACCCTCATGGGCATGCATTGGTCCAAGGCGGCGAAATACCACTTCATCCACCTCAACTGTTACATCAGAAGAAATAACAGCTTCTACTACAAGCGGTGGCTCTGAATCCACGTCACTGTTGACCGAAACCACTGTGGAAACCACACAGATAATTACATCTGAAACCACGCAGTATGCTGCATCAGAAGAGGTTCAGAGTTCCATCATGGCATCTGATGGCGTGAACAACTTGGATGACAAGGTAGATAgcgatgatgaggacatcatCGATCACCGTGTGGACGAGGATAGGATTACTGATGTAGAGCTGTGGCAACAACTCGAAAATGAATTGTACCGACAAAGGGGAGGGGATGATGATAATGATATAGGGGAAGAGATTGCTGAAAGTAATATTGCTGAGGAGGTAGGCGGAACAGCTCAAGATGTGCTCAGTGATGCCAGGGAGAAGGAGGTGCACAGATTCTACCCTCCAGGAAAGATCATGCACATATTGACCTCCGTCAGAGAAGCAGAAATAGACGAAGAGGAGATTACCAGTCATCAGGATGAAGAGTCTAGCAGTCATCATGATAATACAACTGGAGAGTCAGAGACAAGCATAGGTATCTTCCTGACGCCAAGATCCCTGTATGGCAAGCTGAGGCTTTCTAAGATGATGATCAATGATCATTATATGCCGATGTATAGAAGAAGCATTGAGCAGTTGGTTGCTGAGCTTGAGAAGGATTGCTCTGCTTCTGTAGGTGATAGCTCTGACTTTACAGCTTGCTAA
- the LOC104583864 gene encoding uncharacterized protein LOC104583864 — protein sequence MGGELLQSTDQAGARRGRGVQFRMPRRPALLAAGPPLVLPGKAKKQQQRKKKMAVARLGGGGGGRKRLLGAIRRLRMRWVAAAYRRAVRRLRAFYARALEDLLVGAAAISTLRAEAAGADYCSFGAAFAPVVSVPGRR from the coding sequence ATGGGGGGTGAACTGCTACAGAGCACGGACCAGGCcggggcgcggcgcgggcgcggcgtgCAGTTCCGGatgccgcggcggccggcgctgctggcggcggggccgccgcTGGTGCTACCGGGAAAGgcgaagaagcagcagcagaggaagaagaagatggcggtggcgcggctgggcggcggcggcggcgggcggaagCGGCTGCTGGGGGCGATCCGGCGGCTGCGGATGcggtgggtggcggcggcgtacCGGCGGGCGGTGCGGCGGCTGCGCGCCTTCTACGCCAGGGCGCTCGAGGACCTCCtcgtgggcgccgccgccatcagcaCGCTGCGCGccgaggcggccggcgccgactACTGCTCCTTCGGCGCCGCCTTCGCGCCCGTCGTCTCCgtccccggccgccgctga